In Arvicola amphibius chromosome 1, mArvAmp1.2, whole genome shotgun sequence, one DNA window encodes the following:
- the LOC119826297 gene encoding apoptosis-associated speck-like protein containing a CARD codes for MGQARDAILDALENLTADELKKFKMKLLSVPLREGYGRIPRGTLLPMDAIDLTDKLVSFYLESYGTELTMTVLRDMGMQELAEKLQRVFEKAPGAVAAATSAPLPKGARTAHFIDQHRQALIARVTDIDGVLDILYGKVLSEEQYQAVRAETTNPNKMRKLFSFAPSWDLTCKNLLLNALKETQPYLVADLEKS; via the exons ATGGGGCAGGCGCGGGATGCCATCCTGGACGCTCTTGAGAACTTGACAGCGGATGAGCTCAAAAAGTTCAAGATGAAGCTGCTATCGGTGCCGCTGCGCGAGGGCTATGGTCGCATCCCACGGGGGACCCTGCTGCCGATGGACGCCATAGACCTCACGGACAAGCTTGTCAGCTTCTACCTGGAGTCTTACGGCACGGAGCTCACAATGACTGTGCTTAGAGACATGGGCATGCAGGAGCTGGCTGAGAAACTGCAGAGAGTCTTTGAGAAAG CGCCCGGAGCTGTGGCAGCTGCAACCAGTGCCCCTCTTCCAAAGGGAGCCCGAACAG CACATTTCATTGACCAGCACAGGCAAGCCCTCATTGCCAGGGTCACAGACATCGACGGTGTCCTCGACATCCTGTATGGCAAAGTGCTGAGTGAGGAACAGTATCAGGCAGTTCGAGCAGAGACCACCAATCCAAACAAGATGAGAAAGCTCTTCAGCTTCGCTCCATCCTGGGACCTGACCTGTAAGAACTTGCTTCTCAACGCCCTGAAGGAAACACAGCCCTACTTGGTGGCGGACCTGGAGAAGAGCTGA
- the Trim72 gene encoding tripartite motif-containing protein 72: MSAAPGLLRQELSCPLCLTLFDAPVTAECGHSFCRACLVRVAGEPATDGTVPCPCCQAPTRPQALSTNLQLARLVEGLAQVPQGHCEEHLDPLSIYCEQDRTLVCGVCASLGSHRGHRLLPAAEAHARLKTQLPQQKLQLQEACMRKEKSVAVLEHQLVEVEETVRHFRGAVGEQLGKMRVFLAALESSLDREAERVRGDAGVALRRELSSLNSYLEQLRQMEKVLEEVADKPQTEFLMKYCLVTSRLQKILSESPPPARLDIQLPVISDDFKFQVWRKMFRALMPDLEELTFDPSSAHPSLVVSPSGRRVECSEQKAPPAGEDTRQFDKAVAVVAQQLLSQGEHYWEVEVGDKPRWALGVMAADAPRRGRLHAVPSQGLWLLGLRDGKVLEAHVEAKEPRALRTPERRPARIGLYLSFADGVLAFYDASDADALAPLFSFHERLPGPVYPFFDVCWHDKGKNCQPLLLVGPEGGEQA, encoded by the exons ATGTCGGCTGCACCAGGTCTTCTGCGCCAGGAACTGTCTTGCCCACTGTGCCTGACGCTGTTTGATGCGCCAGTGACTGCTGAGTGTGGTCACAGTTTCTGCCGTGCCTGCCTGGTCCGCGTGGCAGGCGAGCCTGCCACTGATGGCACAGTGCCCTGTCCCTGCTGTCAGGCACCCACGCGGCCGCAGGCACTCAGCACTAACCTGCAGTTAGCGCGTCTCGTGGAGGGTCTGGCGCAAGTGCCCCAAGGCCACTGCGAGGAACACCTGGATCCACTGAGCATCTACTGCGAGCAGGACCGCacacttgtgtgtggtgtgtgtgcctctctGGGTTCGCACCGTGGCCACCGTCTTCTGCCTGCCGCCGAGGCCCACGCACGCCTCAAG ACTCAGCTTCCCCAACAGAAGCTGCAGCTACAGGAGGCATGCATGCGAAAGGAGAAAAGCGTGGCCGTGCTGGAGCACCAgttggtggaggtggag GAGACCGTGCGTCATTTCCGGGGAGCTGTCGGGGAGCAGCTGGGGAAGATGCGGGtgttcctggctgccctagaaagCTCTTTGGACCGTGAAGCGGAAAGGGTGCGGGGTGATGCTGGGGTGGCCTTGCGCCGGGAGCTGTCAAGCCTGAATTCCTACCTGGAGCAACTGCGGCAGATGGAGAAGGTTCTGGAGGAGGTGGCGGACAAGCCACAGACAGAGTTCCTTATG aaaTACTGCTTGGTGACCAGCAG GCTGCAGAAGATCCTGTCCGAGTCCCCACCACCTGCAAGGCTGGATATCCAGCTGCCTGTCATCTCAGATGACTTCAAATTCCAAGTGTGGAGGAAGATGTTCCGGGCTCTGATGCCAG ACCTGGAGGAACTGACTTTTGACCCCAGCTCTGCGCACCCGAGCCTGGTCGTGTCCCCTTCCGGCCGCCGCGTGGAGTGCTCGGAGCAGAAGGCACCGCCAGCGGGAGAAGACACGCGCCAGTTCGACAaggcggtggcggtggtggctcagCAGCTGCTGTCCCAGGGCGAGCActactgggaggtggaggtgggcgACAAGCCGCGCTGGGCCCTGGGTGTGATGGCGGCTGACGCTCCCCGCCGTGGCCGGCTGCACGCGGTGCCCTCCCAGGGCCTGTGGCTGCTCGGGCTGCGCGACGGCAAAGTCCTGGAGGCGCACGTGGAGGCCAAGGAGCCGCGGGCACTGCGCACCCCCGAGCGGCGGCCAGCGCGCATCGGCCTCTACCTGAGCTTCGCCGATGGCGTGCTGGCTTTCTATGATGCGAGCGACGCCGATGCGCTTGcacccctcttttccttccacgAGCGCCTGCCCGGGCCGGTGTACCCCTTCTTTGACGTGTGCTGGCACGACAAGGGCAAGAACTGTCAGCCGCTGCTGCTCGTGGGGCCTGAAGGCGGCGAGCAGGCCTGA